Genomic window (Enterobacteriaceae bacterium 4M9):
GCAACGGCAAATCTCAACTGTGCTAATGCCGCCGTGGCCGCCCCATTTATTCGCTTTAGGAGCGTAATGCATCTGGCCCGATAGCTTGAATATTAGATCAACAGGATACGGGTAAATAACGCGTTGTTGAACGCTCCCCGAAACTAAACACTTCGTAAACCGCTTTCAGATAAAGTTTTTATTAAAATGAAAAGCGGCTATATTCCCCGGCGTTTTATGATCTTGTTATGGCGAGGCTCCTGAGCAAATACAAGTTACCGCCCTGAGGGTATCGAGAGAGACCTTACAGGGAAATACAGGCATCCATCGAATCAAGGTGTTGCCAAGGTAACTTCCGGCGATGTTTATCGTGCGGATACGTTGTTCAGTGCTAAAACCGGGACGTAGGGATCTTATCTTTGATATTCCTGTCTTGTTCGCCCTGTAAGATGTTTCTATAGGGAGATTTTCATGTCACACATTCAGTTTTGCCCATTATTACATACCGGGGCATCAAAAAGTGGAGAGCTGGTCGCACACTATATGTCCAGTGATGTTACCGGGTTGCCAGACCATTTAACCGTAAGCCAGGCGCAGGCTACGTTTAAACGTCAATTATCCGATAGCGTTGTTGCCGCCTCAATATTTATTGTTTCAGGCGAGAAACTACGCGGTATTTTATCTGCCAGCAAATTGCTTCAGGAGCGCGATGGAAATAAATCCATTACGCAACTTATGTCGGGCATACTGTTTCAGGCTAAACCCAGCGATACGCGTCAGGATATTGCCCAGCGGGTGGCAGAGCAGCCGCAACGCTTAATTCCTGTCGTAGAAAATGACCGCCTGGTCGGTTGCCTGGGGGAAAGAGAAATCGCACGTTTGCGCGCGGCTGAGATAACGGAAGATGCTCAACGCCAGGGCGCCACGCAGCCGCTTGAAATACCTTATCTGGAGACGACGCCGTTCACGCTGTGGAAAAAGCGCGCGGTATGGCTGCTGTTTCTGTTTGTGGCCCAGGCCTATACCAGCAGCGTTATTGAGCATTATGAGCATGCGCTTGAATCGGCTATTGCACTGGCGTTCTTTATCCCTTTGCTGATTGGCACCGGCGGTAATAGCGGCACACAGATAACGTCTACCCTGGTGCGAGCGATGGCACTTGGTGAGGTTAGGTTGCGCGATCTGGGGAAAATCATTCGCAAAGAAATTTCCACGGCCATGCTGATTGCCTTAACTCTGGGGTGTGCTGGTTATGCAAGAGCCTGGATGATGGGAATAGGGCCGGATATCACGGTGATAGTCAGCATTACGCTGGTATGTATCACGCTGTGGAGTTCGGTTATTTCGTCAGTAACGCCGATGGTGCTTAAGCGACTCGGTATCGATCCGGCCGTGGTTTCTGCGCCCTTTATTTCAACGCTGATTGATGGCACCGGCCTGATTATATATTTCAACATTGCGCAATACTTTCTGGGCATCCCCTGACGCTGGTTTTTATCGGGCATCGGCTAAAATAGCCTCTCTTTTAGCAGTGTGAAATTTCATGATAATGGTGCTCGCTGTGGTGCATCATCTATTTCATGGTGCATGAAAGAGTACTTCACTGAAATTAATGCTGTGTGTTATCGGGGCGTTATTTACGCTTCACAATAATGGTTCTTAATAATCTTGTTATGGCGAGGCTCCTGAGCGAATAAAGGTTACCGCCCTGATGGTATCGAGAGAGACCATTGTGGGTAATACAGGCATCATCGAATCAAGGTGTTGCCAGTGTAACTTCCGGCGTATTATTCGTGCGGATACGTTGCTCAGTGCTAAAACCGGGACGTAGGGATTGTAATGATTTTCCTGTCTTGTCGCCCTGTAAGATGTTTTATATAGGGAAAGTAGTATGTCATATATTCAAACCAGTGCAGTATGCTATTGCGTTGAAAAATCAGCAGGCGATATCCTTGCTCATTATATGTCGTCCGATTTTATTTCGCTGGCAGATACGCTCACTATAGAAGAAGGCCGCAATCTGTTTTTGCTACGCATCAGGGAAGACTATTTTCCCGCCTACGTTTTTATTGTTGCCGGGGCTGTGCTGAAAGGCGTTCTGTCGGTAAAACTGCTGTTACAGGAAGAGGATAGCGCACGGCTTGTCAGCGAGCTGATGACGCGTCATTTCCTTCAGGCAGGCCCAAATGATGCGCGGCAAGATATTGCCCGGCTTATTGAGGCTCATGACGTAACGTTCATTCCGGTTACGCTAAACAGAAATCTTGTCGGGTGTCTGGCGGAAAAAGAAATCGCGCAACTGCTTGCCGACGAGGCGACGGAGGATGCCCAACGACAGGGGGCAACGGCACCGCTTGAGACACCTTATCTGGGCATCAGCCCGGTAACGCTCTGGAAGAAGCGCGCTGTATGGTTGCTTTTGCTGTTTGTCGCAGAGGCGTATACCAGCAGCGTCATCCAGCATTTTGAAGATGCGCTGCAGTCGGCTATTGCGCTGGCATTTTTTATTCCTCTGCTGATTGGCACGGGGGGCAATAGCGGCACGCAAATTACGTCGACGCTGGTGCGCGCGATGGCGCTGGGTGAAATTACCCTGCGTGATTTGAACCGAGTTATTCGCAAAGAAATCTCTACAGCCTTACTGATTGCCCTGACGCTGGGTGCTGCAGGGTGTATCCGAGCGTGGACTATGGGCATTGGGGGGGAAATCACGCTGATTGTCAGCCTCACGCTGGTATGCGTGACTCTATGGAGTGCGGTGGTCTCCTCGACCATACCGATGGTTATTAAGCGCGTAGGTATTGATCCTGCCGTGGTGTCAGCCCCGTTTATCGCCACGCTGATAGATGGCACCGGGCTGATTATTTACTTTAAAATAGCCCAACATTTTCTCGGTATCGGCTGACGCTTGTCGGGATTCTTCGGGTGGCCTGGGTACAGTGTTAGGCGTGATGTCCGACGTAATTATCTTTGCGGCTATCAACGAGCGCCTAACCTGTATCGGTGCCAACCCGTATTGGCAGTACCTTATTAAGAGTGTAGTTATTATCTTTGTATGAAGGCTGGATTTACTGAATGTGCGCACACGAAATCCTGACCATTTGCGTAAAGGGCACAATCTGTAACTTTGGGGCGGGAATTTTGAGTAATGCAATTACCTGAACAACATAAAATTCAGTAGCCTTATTACATTAATTTAGTGGCGTCCCGTTTAGGGTGTCATTCATAAATTATTTCTCTGGAAAGGCTGGTGGAGAAGGGGCAAACAGAGAAGGGGTATTATGTTTAATTCTAGCGCGGGTCTGTAGAGCAGGCCCGCGGCAGGGCTGTAACAACATTAGTCATACAGCCATTTCCCGGCTTTTGCTGATTCGATCAGCATGCCAATTGTGAAATCAGGTACGGATATCGGCTCAGTTTTTTTGAAGAGGCTCCATGAGGCAGGTGCTTGCGGGTAATAGTTTTCGATCCGAAATCCCTCTTTAGCTACACTGAATGTCTCAAAAAAAATAGTCATGAGATCCTCGGCTTCAAGCTCATCCAGACCAAGATCGGTATCAAGATCTGTCGTAGGTGCCAGTTCTACTTTTCTATGATTAAACAGATATGTGCCAGCATAAGGCCTCACCAATTCATACACTTGTTGTTCGATATTCTTTACCATAACTTATCATTTTCCCTTGCTATGGTGTTGTAGTCACGAATTGTACGATAAGTGATTTGTGTTATATCTGCTGCAATAATAAACACACCGATTAAAGGAATGGAGCGGCCAACAAAGGGGGCAATATTACGTACCATGACTCGTCTTGCACTCCATGGCGTGTAGCCGCCAACCCATGTTGGTAGAGAGATACCTAAAGGGAATTTCGTCTTTTTAAAGACCGCTCTGGATGCCTTTGAGGCGTAAGAGGTTCCTTTCGTTGCCCCCATCGGTTTTGCTCGTGTTGACAGTGAATTACGACCAGAGAGCAGTGCGACGATTGCCGCAAAATCAGCAGCGCCAATGCCAAACTGGCTTGCCGTATTTTCACAAAAAATCATGAAAAGCAGTTCAGAAGCCGTAAGGTTCGCTTTACCTGCATAGAAGTAAGTGCCGTTAAGTTGCTCTACCGTATCCATACGTTCAGCCCTTCAGCAGAAAAACACCGTAATAAGTTTTTTTGGTTTTATTTTGCTGCCACAGGCAGCAGCGTTAGTCGATTATCACCAGCCTCAATGACGCGTGGTTTGTCGGGATCAAGTTCTTCGCGTGTGAGCACAACGCGCCAGCTATTGTCTGTCTGGTCCGGTTGCATAAACATTGCCGCCACTGCCACATATTGCGCGTCTTTCTCCATAGGCATATCTACACTCACCGCCCCACCTGGATGCAGACGGACGTCCTTTTGCGCCACCAGATCTATTTTCACAGCTTGAACATCATCAGCGAACAGCGACGGATAATCGGTGTTGTCAAAGGCAGTGCGGTCCTTAAGTTGATAAATACGCACGACCGTAGACAGAGGTACTCCCCCTGCGTTGGCATTGACGGCCTCTCGCGCCCGGATATCCAAATGCAGTGTCTTAATCTGTTTATAAAAAATTGATTTCGTCATAGCCACGGTGCCATCTGTCACCGTCTGCGTCAGCCCACATCCGCTTATCAGTGCGGCCATAATCAGGCCTGTAGCTATATGTAGAGTCTTACCAGCGATAATCGCCATGTTCGTCGGTCTCCCTGCGGTGAATCTTTTCCCGGACGCATTCATAGCGCCCCAAATTAATGGTGACAAGATCGTTATCAGTCTTGTTACTGGCAGACTGCGGCTTCATGACTGCCGTACGACCAAGCTGTGCACTGCCAGGTGCGGGCTGGCAGCCCAGCTGCGCGTCAGGAAGCAACTTACGGGCCACCCGTAACTGCAGACGCACGTTCAGGCGTGAACCCAGATACACCTGCATCAGTGCCATCAGGTCCGCATGCAGCTGCCCACCCGGTAGCCAGCCTGATACTTCATCCGGGCTGTCGGTGGCAAGTTGTAGCAATACCTGGCCGTTAACATCCGTGGCATACGTCCCCATAACCGGGCGATGTTGTAGGGTCACGCAGTTACGGGTGCGCATTTTCAGCAGCGAATCTAACGGAATACGGCACGGATCGTGGTGCCAGACTGTGGCACGAGTCTGTGGTGCCAGTAAATCAACCAGCGACGCCAACCCTTCTGCTGTACGTCCAGGTAGCAGCATTACTGGCAGTAGAGCCAGGAAGCGCGACAGCGGTGCTGCCGTATGTGCGGCACTACCGGGCATACCCAACCCAACCAGTCCCAGCAGGTACTGCGAGGTTTCGTCTTCTCCGCCTGGTGCAAAGGTGGCCGGGTAGGAGTATTTGCGCCAAATGCGGTAGTACTGGGTAATCAGCCGGTGGTTAAAAATATCCAGAAAATCTGCCGTTGCCTCATATCCATCCCGCCGCTGGGCGATGTCATCTGTGTAGGATGTAGGTAGCGGCGAGGTGACACCATACAGTCCCATAAAGGTAACGCGTACCGAGGGGGGAAGGTCTGTATCGTCAGGAATCTCTGCATTGCGAATTTCTGAGGCCGGAAACCCCATTCCAGGATGAGGCTTGAAGCGCACTGCTTCCTGGCTTATCTGCCAGTCGCTACCGGGTATGGGGGCCTGTGGCGTATGCTGTTCCAGTAGCTGGCAAAAACGGTAAAAGTTGGTGAGCGGCAGTCGGTCACCAAGCTTTGTTATCAGCCGGGCAGACGCGGACAATGGTTCTCTTTCCACCGGATACATTTTCCTTCTGGCTGGATAAGCAGTGTGAGCTGGTTAAACTGATTCATGTCGGCATAGAGTGCCAGGAAGCGATTGAGCATTTCACCGAACAGGTGAATATCGCCCTCGCCGGTAAAGCCGTTGCTGTCGAGGGTGATTTCAATATCCAGCCCGCGCAGCAGATAGCCCTGCACAAAGCGTTGAATACGGTGATGCTTCACATCGAGAATGGCGTCCAGCCGCCGCTGGTTCATCTCGTCATCTTGCCAGTTGTACAAGGATAAAGTGCCACGTAATACGTCTGCATTGCTCATCATATTAAGAAAGCTACTGCCAAGGTGGCCCAGCAACCGCCAGTGGAAGCGGTCTTCCGCTGGAGGATAGCGCGGTAATGTGGGTTTACACAGATTACGGACTGTCATTAGGGTTTGCTGTGTTTGCTCACAGCGGTCCAGAAGCGTACTCTGCAGTGCACGTCGTGGCAGCTGGCCGTTGGTGCCGGTGATACGCAGTGATACTGTTTCCCGCTCAGTGTGCAGGTTTGGTTCATGTTGCGGACCGCCCAGAATCAACCAGGTGTCATGCATACCCGTCACGCCTCGTTTCACCCGAGTATGGTAATAGCGCTCCGGTGCTGTGGCGCGCTGCATGCCGCCCCGGTGGCGAAAACTGGTGAACGGCACATAATCCACACCACCGTTTCGTCCGGAGCCTGTGACTGCATCCACGGAATAAATTTCAGTATGACCGTCTTGTAGGCGCTGGGGGCGGAGCAGATATTCATTCTCCAGCCCGCTCAACGTCAAAGGATCGGCTTCAAGAGTAAACAGGTTAATTACCGGCACACAGTGAACACGCAGGGCATCATGACTTACCGGTAAATCTGCTGGCCACTGGCTACTGAACACCACCTCAATATCAAAACTGGTTATCCCCTTCGGGAGGGTTACCGACTCCAGACCATGAAGATGCACAAACATGAATTTTTCACGGAAGGCGAAATACTCCAGCAGCAACTGATAGCCGCTGAAAGCACTCTCACCTTTTGGCCACAGCCTGTCTTCCTCAGTAAACCCGCCAGGTGAAAAATAACCTTCTAGTGGTATCCGTTCAGGTTGACCGGCCAGACGCAGATATAGTGAAGCCTGGCGTTTTGTCAGCATCAGGTGCAGGGCATAGCTGACTGGCATATCTGCGCTCAGGTACAGGCCAAGGGATTTCAGGTCGCTTTGTGCCCAGTCAGCCTGTGAACTGCAGGCGAAACGTATACACAACAGGGAGCGCCCGTCAGGCTCGGTTGCTATGGTAAGGTGTGATACGTCCAGAGGGTTCAATGGAATGTCGCGGGTCGTGCGGTAGCGGCAGATAGTATTTTTCGGTCCGACCGGGCGTGAGAAAACTTCCAGCCCGGCAGGCAGGATTTCGGCCATTTTCATCGCCTGCAAATCTGGTTTAAATGCCACCACTGACAGCGACGGAATGGTGCGCAAATAGTGCGGCCAAAGCATGCTCACCAGCCCTTCTGTCAATTCGGGCAGATCATCATCGATTTTCTGGCGCAGTCGGCCCATCGAGAAGGCAAAACCTTCGAACAAACGCTCCACATACGGATCCGGCGTTCCGGCTTTATCCAGGTCGAGTAAGGCGGCCCGATCCGGGTGCGCCTGTGCAAACTCTTTGGCGGCCTCGCGTAAGTAACGTAGCTCGGCGTCGTAATAGCGTAGGGTTAAATCTTCCATGGATGTCCTGGTGAATGTCCCGATAAATAAAAACCTGTTTGCCTGTGGCTCAGAGCATAGTGTCAACATCATCGCTGTCTTCACCCGCGACTACCGCGAGGGCAGAAGGGTTGATGGTGAAGATGCTATCCGGCAAGATGAAATTACGTAGCCTGAGCAGTTCCAGTGGGCCTTTTCCGGCTTCGGTGCGTAGCGTGTAATTAAGCATACGCCCGTCCTGTGCAGGCCAACTCAATCGCCAGCTGCTGCTTACGCCGGGATATGCGCTGACTTCTGCCGTATCCAGAAGGCGTATCAACCCCCAGGCTCCCGGCAGGTCTGCATACTGACGGGTACCCGCTTGTGAGCTGACCCAACTCAGCGTAGCACCGGGTGCTTCAGTGTCTCCCGGCCAGGCAAAGCGTTTCCACGCTGGCATCTGGTTCATATAGGCAAGCTTCTGGCTGTCAATCACAAGATGAGTTTCCACTATGCCTGCGGCTGTGCCCGGGCGTAACTCAAAGTGCAGTCCTGCCTCGCCTCGCGTAAATACCACATCAGAGATATTGCCCAGGGTGTTGACGGCACTAAGGAACGCAGGGTTGATGTTCAGCCCCTGGGCGTTGATGCTGTCTGGTACCCAGCGACTACCTTCACGGTGGAGTACGCCTCCCAGACGGCCCTGCAGGAACTGGGTGATACGCCCGGTGTCGGCGTTCAGGTAGCGCGCCAACAGCGGCAGTGACACTTCACTACTGACGTTTTTAAAGGGATAACGTCCGCCAAACGCCCGGTTCCATTCATCTACCACCGCCATGCGCCACTGAGCATTGAGGCTTTCTGCCGCAGGCATCAGTACGTGCTGCCACGCCTGCTCCATTGGCCTGACAAAGACCGTCTGGCCGAAACCGCTCCATTCTTGCCCCAGACCGGCGGCTACCAGGCTACCGTAGTCGCGGGTCTCGGTTAAATCTACAGCCTTGCCCTGAAACACAGTTTGGGCCAGCGTCTGGGTCATAGCCTGCGGGTCAGCAGCGTTAGTGACCTGCTGCAGGCGCAGACGTACCTGAGTAACACGGGTGAGGTAGGTTTGCAGACTGAGATTACTGCCTGCGCCCTGGCGCCCATCGATCAGTGCCAGCACGGGTCCGAAGGTCGCATCCAGTGGACCATGTGCGCCAGTGCTCTGGTCAATGGCGGGTTGTTTACTACGCCCGAGCAAATTTTTTGCTGACTTCACCAGTGAGTCTGACAGTGCTTCGCCCGTCTGCCCGGTACGGCCCTGAATACTCAGGGTATTCATCAATGCAACAAGTGGTGACTGGCGGACATCTGCCATTAGGGTGAGCTGGTCAATGGCGTCTGACAGCGTCGCCGGACGTTGTAATCTCAGGCTGTTAAGAAACGACAGCCAGGCTCCGCTATAGTCGGCAAAATAGCGTTCAGTCAGGCGTGCGCGTAGCGCATCAGGCGAACTCTCTGGTTGTGTGACGGCGCTGGAATCACTGAGCACCCAGTCCATTTCTTCTCGACGAGAGCTGACTACCTTGTCAATAGCGGGCTGTATGGCTTCTTCCCAGGCCTGGCGGGTAAATACGCCTGGCACCACTTCGTCGGTACTGAACAGCGCTGCGGCGTCGGTATCGCCTGTCATATCAACAAGACGCAGGTCGGCAAACTGGTTTATGACTGTGGAAAGCATGGTCTGATAGAGAGTGGACTCACTGTTG
Coding sequences:
- a CDS encoding magnesium transporter; amino-acid sequence: MSSDVTGLPDHLTVSQAQATFKRQLSDSVVAASIFIVSGEKLRGILSASKLLQERDGNKSITQLMSGILFQAKPSDTRQDIAQRVAEQPQRLIPVVENDRLVGCLGEREIARLRAAEITEDAQRQGATQPLEIPYLETTPFTLWKKRAVWLLFLFVAQAYTSSVIEHYEHALESAIALAFFIPLLIGTGGNSGTQITSTLVRAMALGEVRLRDLGKIIRKEISTAMLIALTLGCAGYARAWMMGIGPDITVIVSITLVCITLWSSVISSVTPMVLKRLGIDPAVVSAPFISTLIDGTGLIIYFNIAQYFLGIP
- a CDS encoding magnesium transporter, yielding MSSDFISLADTLTIEEGRNLFLLRIREDYFPAYVFIVAGAVLKGVLSVKLLLQEEDSARLVSELMTRHFLQAGPNDARQDIARLIEAHDVTFIPVTLNRNLVGCLAEKEIAQLLADEATEDAQRQGATAPLETPYLGISPVTLWKKRAVWLLLLFVAEAYTSSVIQHFEDALQSAIALAFFIPLLIGTGGNSGTQITSTLVRAMALGEITLRDLNRVIRKEISTALLIALTLGAAGCIRAWTMGIGGEITLIVSLTLVCVTLWSAVVSSTIPMVIKRVGIDPAVVSAPFIATLIDGTGLIIYFKIAQHFLGIG
- a CDS encoding DUF1493 family protein; this encodes MVKNIEQQVYELVRPYAGTYLFNHRKVELAPTTDLDTDLGLDELEAEDLMTIFFETFSVAKEGFRIENYYPQAPASWSLFKKTEPISVPDFTIGMLIESAKAGKWLYD
- the tssJ gene encoding type VI secretion system lipoprotein TssJ, coding for MAIIAGKTLHIATGLIMAALISGCGLTQTVTDGTVAMTKSIFYKQIKTLHLDIRAREAVNANAGGVPLSTVVRIYQLKDRTAFDNTDYPSLFADDVQAVKIDLVAQKDVRLHPGGAVSVDMPMEKDAQYVAVAAMFMQPDQTDNSWRVVLTREELDPDKPRVIEAGDNRLTLLPVAAK
- the tssG gene encoding type VI secretion system baseplate subunit TssG, translating into MYPVEREPLSASARLITKLGDRLPLTNFYRFCQLLEQHTPQAPIPGSDWQISQEAVRFKPHPGMGFPASEIRNAEIPDDTDLPPSVRVTFMGLYGVTSPLPTSYTDDIAQRRDGYEATADFLDIFNHRLITQYYRIWRKYSYPATFAPGGEDETSQYLLGLVGLGMPGSAAHTAAPLSRFLALLPVMLLPGRTAEGLASLVDLLAPQTRATVWHHDPCRIPLDSLLKMRTRNCVTLQHRPVMGTYATDVNGQVLLQLATDSPDEVSGWLPGGQLHADLMALMQVYLGSRLNVRLQLRVARKLLPDAQLGCQPAPGSAQLGRTAVMKPQSASNKTDNDLVTINLGRYECVREKIHRRETDEHGDYRW
- the tssF gene encoding type VI secretion system baseplate subunit TssF, translating into MEDLTLRYYDAELRYLREAAKEFAQAHPDRAALLDLDKAGTPDPYVERLFEGFAFSMGRLRQKIDDDLPELTEGLVSMLWPHYLRTIPSLSVVAFKPDLQAMKMAEILPAGLEVFSRPVGPKNTICRYRTTRDIPLNPLDVSHLTIATEPDGRSLLCIRFACSSQADWAQSDLKSLGLYLSADMPVSYALHLMLTKRQASLYLRLAGQPERIPLEGYFSPGGFTEEDRLWPKGESAFSGYQLLLEYFAFREKFMFVHLHGLESVTLPKGITSFDIEVVFSSQWPADLPVSHDALRVHCVPVINLFTLEADPLTLSGLENEYLLRPQRLQDGHTEIYSVDAVTGSGRNGGVDYVPFTSFRHRGGMQRATAPERYYHTRVKRGVTGMHDTWLILGGPQHEPNLHTERETVSLRITGTNGQLPRRALQSTLLDRCEQTQQTLMTVRNLCKPTLPRYPPAEDRFHWRLLGHLGSSFLNMMSNADVLRGTLSLYNWQDDEMNQRRLDAILDVKHHRIQRFVQGYLLRGLDIEITLDSNGFTGEGDIHLFGEMLNRFLALYADMNQFNQLTLLIQPEGKCIRWKENHCPRLPG